Proteins co-encoded in one Arachis hypogaea cultivar Tifrunner chromosome 11, arahy.Tifrunner.gnm2.J5K5, whole genome shotgun sequence genomic window:
- the LOC112720304 gene encoding uncharacterized protein has product MVLNSLIAVSVAHVSAEAWQRASCISDNDRVSSSQLLDLVCCFPLHQFGRCALFLWTFLCFSPPPLDYYYYYDEDEDD; this is encoded by the coding sequence ATGGTGTTGAACAGCTTGATAGCGGTGTCAGTGGCACACGTGTCAGCAGAAGCATGGCAGCGAGCGTCGTGCATCAGTGACAATGATCGCGTTAGCAGCAGTCAGCTCTTGGATCTCGTTTGCTGTTTCCCTCTCCACCAATTCGGTCGTTGCGCTCTCTTCCTTTGGACCTTCCTCTGTTTCTCTCCTCCCCCTCTCGACTATTACTATTATTACGACGAAGACGAAGATGATTAA